Proteins encoded by one window of Candidatus Zixiibacteriota bacterium:
- a CDS encoding type IV pilus twitching motility protein PilT, whose product MFTLRELLEEMVKLNASDLHLTVGSPPVVRVDGRLQRLNYDVLTSEQTKKLCYSMLTEKQKLKFEQNSELDFSFGIEQMSRFRCNVFMQRGNIAVVLRQIPYKIRTFDELGLPKVIAEFAKLPRGLVLVTGPTGSGKSTTLAAIIDKINRERPVHIITVEDPIEYLHRHQAALVNQREVYSDTTSFATALKYALREDPDVVLVGEMRDLETIEAALSISETGHLAFATLHTNSASESINRIVDSFPTNQQEQVRVSLSFSLQAIVSQALIPKIGGGRVMALEIMVCTPAIRALVRDDKVHQMYSMIQSGQKYGMKTMNQSLSELYLTGKITLNDAMSYSSNTQELGEMLSRQKSPAFS is encoded by the coding sequence ATGTTTACACTCCGCGAGCTGCTGGAAGAGATGGTGAAACTCAACGCCTCCGACCTGCACCTCACCGTCGGCTCGCCGCCGGTCGTGCGCGTCGACGGCCGTCTGCAGCGCCTCAACTACGATGTGCTGACGAGCGAGCAGACCAAGAAGCTGTGCTACTCCATGCTCACGGAGAAGCAGAAGCTCAAATTCGAACAGAACTCCGAGCTCGATTTCTCCTTCGGCATCGAGCAGATGAGCCGCTTTCGCTGCAACGTTTTTATGCAGCGCGGCAACATCGCTGTCGTCCTCCGGCAGATCCCCTACAAGATCCGCACGTTCGATGAGCTCGGTCTGCCCAAGGTGATTGCGGAATTCGCCAAGCTGCCGCGCGGGCTCGTCCTCGTGACCGGTCCGACCGGCTCCGGGAAATCCACCACTCTCGCCGCCATCATCGACAAGATCAACCGCGAGCGGCCCGTCCACATCATCACCGTGGAAGACCCGATCGAGTACCTGCACCGCCACCAGGCGGCCCTGGTCAACCAGCGCGAGGTCTACTCCGACACCACCTCGTTCGCGACCGCGCTGAAGTACGCGCTGCGCGAGGATCCCGACGTCGTGCTCGTGGGCGAGATGCGCGACCTCGAGACGATCGAGGCGGCTTTGTCGATTTCGGAGACCGGCCACCTCGCCTTCGCCACCCTGCACACCAACTCCGCCTCGGAATCGATCAACCGCATCGTCGACTCCTTCCCGACCAACCAGCAGGAGCAGGTCCGGGTGTCGCTCTCGTTTTCGCTCCAGGCCATCGTGTCTCAGGCGCTCATACCGAAGATCGGCGGCGGGCGGGTCATGGCGCTCGAAATCATGGTCTGCACCCCCGCGATCCGCGCCCTCGTCCGCGACGACAAGGTGCACCAGATGTACTCGATGATCCAGTCGGGTCAGAAGTACGGCATGAAGACGATGAACCAGTCGCTCTCCGAGCTCTACCTGACCGGCAAGATAACCCTCAATGACGCGATGAGCTATAGCTCGAACACGCAGGAACTCGGCGAAATGCTCTCCCGCCAGAAATCTCCGGCGTTTTCGTAA
- the pilB gene encoding type IV-A pilus assembly ATPase PilB produces the protein MPSDIGAMLVKAGRITPEQAEKADRMAREHGEKLEAALVRIGAVESEEEIAKFIGKHLKIGAIRLEDIELNPDIVKLIPVDIARKFKVIAVSKLNKTLLVAISDPNNIYVLDAVKFITGCIVQPVLSPERAIEKAIDQYYADGGGLSEIVKGLEDAEGLEVVEAEDGPSDMDLMSAIQDKPLVKLVDSIIGDAIRMGASDIHIEMYEKRIRVRYRIDGDLREMAPLPFKYRAAIVSRVKIMADLDISERRLPQDGRIKIKISGRTVDLRVSVLPTIFGEKVVMRILDPNALMVDMTRLGFREEDLAKFDKAIHLPYGIVLVTGPTGSGKTTTLYSALKQINTVDVNIMTAEDPVEFNFDGINQVAVKSDIGMTFAAALRSFLRQDPDIIMVGEIRDGETAEIAIRAALTGHLVFSTLHTNDAPSSINRLIDMGVPYYLVASATKLILAQRMMRKICQNCKEEINLSPEQVESLGAPKELLRNIRAFEGRGCRECGDTGSAGRTAVFEVMPITPEIERLILNRAPDTDIAQKALEQGMFSLRMSAVEKMKAGLVSIDEVFAVTTNT, from the coding sequence ATGCCTTCAGACATCGGGGCAATGCTGGTCAAGGCCGGCAGAATCACACCGGAACAGGCCGAGAAGGCCGATCGAATGGCCCGCGAACACGGCGAGAAGCTCGAAGCCGCGCTCGTCCGCATCGGCGCCGTCGAGTCGGAAGAGGAGATCGCCAAGTTCATCGGCAAACACCTCAAGATCGGCGCCATCCGCCTCGAGGACATCGAGCTCAACCCCGATATCGTCAAGCTCATCCCCGTCGACATCGCGCGCAAATTCAAGGTCATTGCCGTCTCCAAGCTCAACAAGACCCTCCTCGTCGCCATCAGCGACCCGAACAACATCTACGTCCTCGACGCCGTCAAGTTCATCACCGGCTGCATCGTCCAGCCCGTCCTGTCCCCGGAGAGGGCGATCGAGAAGGCGATCGACCAGTACTACGCCGACGGCGGCGGGCTGTCCGAAATCGTCAAGGGGCTCGAGGATGCCGAGGGACTCGAAGTGGTGGAGGCCGAAGACGGCCCGAGCGACATGGACCTCATGTCGGCCATTCAGGACAAGCCGCTCGTCAAACTCGTCGACTCGATCATCGGCGACGCCATCCGCATGGGCGCCTCCGACATCCACATCGAAATGTACGAGAAGCGCATCCGCGTGCGCTACCGCATCGACGGCGACCTGCGCGAGATGGCCCCGCTCCCCTTCAAGTACCGCGCCGCCATCGTCTCGCGTGTCAAGATCATGGCCGACCTCGACATTTCCGAGCGCCGCCTGCCCCAGGACGGCCGCATCAAGATCAAGATCTCCGGACGCACCGTCGACCTCCGCGTCTCTGTCCTCCCGACCATCTTCGGCGAGAAGGTCGTGATGCGTATTCTCGATCCGAACGCCCTCATGGTCGACATGACCCGGCTCGGGTTCCGCGAGGAGGACCTGGCCAAGTTCGACAAGGCCATCCACCTGCCCTACGGCATCGTCCTGGTGACCGGCCCGACCGGGTCGGGTAAGACGACCACCCTGTACTCGGCCCTCAAGCAGATCAACACCGTCGACGTCAACATCATGACCGCGGAGGACCCGGTCGAGTTCAACTTCGACGGTATCAACCAGGTGGCCGTGAAATCCGACATCGGGATGACCTTCGCCGCCGCCCTCCGCTCCTTCCTGCGGCAGGACCCCGACATCATCATGGTGGGGGAGATTCGCGACGGCGAGACGGCCGAGATTGCGATCCGCGCCGCCCTGACCGGGCACCTGGTGTTTTCGACGCTCCACACCAACGACGCCCCGTCGTCCATCAACCGCCTCATCGACATGGGTGTCCCGTACTACCTGGTCGCCTCGGCCACCAAGCTCATCCTGGCCCAGCGGATGATGCGCAAGATCTGCCAGAACTGCAAGGAGGAGATCAACCTCTCGCCTGAGCAGGTCGAGAGCCTCGGGGCGCCGAAAGAACTCCTCCGCAACATCCGCGCCTTCGAGGGGCGGGGGTGCCGCGAGTGCGGGGACACCGGATCGGCCGGCCGGACGGCGGTTTTCGAGGTCATGCCGATCACCCCGGAAATCGAGCGGCTGATTCTTAACCGCGCGCCCGACACCGACATAGCCCAGAAGGCGCTGGAGCAGGGGATGTTCAGCCTGCGCATGTCGGCCGTGGAGAAGATGAAAGCCGGCCTGGTGTCGATCGACGAAGTTTTCGCGGTCACCACGAACACCTGA
- a CDS encoding roadblock/LC7 domain-containing protein, whose product MSDDSLIIYEEEINQIDALISKMLKGAEAKCALLVDKDGHLITRQGFTHSLDTTALAALLAGSFASTKEIAKLVGEPEFSVLFHQGKKDHIHMSLVGERSILVVIFDDRTTIGMVRLYAKETSAELAKIFDTIKATAAENKQQQAKFANEFAQGAQDKLDDIFQD is encoded by the coding sequence ATGTCTGACGATAGTCTCATTATTTACGAAGAAGAAATCAACCAGATTGACGCGCTGATCTCCAAGATGCTCAAAGGAGCCGAGGCGAAATGCGCCCTCCTGGTTGACAAGGACGGACACCTGATTACCCGTCAAGGCTTCACCCACTCGCTCGACACGACCGCCCTGGCCGCCCTGCTGGCCGGCTCGTTCGCGTCCACTAAGGAAATCGCCAAGCTTGTCGGCGAACCCGAGTTCTCCGTGCTCTTCCACCAGGGGAAGAAGGACCACATCCACATGTCCCTGGTCGGCGAGCGCTCGATCCTCGTCGTCATTTTCGACGACCGGACGACGATCGGGATGGTGCGGCTCTACGCCAAGGAGACGTCCGCCGAGCTGGCCAAGATCTTCGACACCATCAAGGCCACGGCCGCGGAAAACAAACAGCAACAGGCGAAATTCGCCAACGAGTTTGCCCAGGGAGCTCAGGACAAGCTGGACGACATCTTCCAGGACTGA
- a CDS encoding roadblock/LC7 domain-containing protein gives MYEILSELNKTSGVTGSMVVGSDGILIAADLDASFEGETVGALAASITSNIQKSLHRLDGHPLRQVTIESEEAKLFFTDAGLGILVVTTEKDVNVGLIRLEIKNAIERLRTVR, from the coding sequence ATGTACGAAATTCTTAGTGAGCTCAACAAGACCAGCGGGGTCACCGGATCCATGGTCGTCGGGAGCGACGGCATTCTCATCGCCGCCGACCTCGACGCCTCGTTCGAAGGAGAAACGGTCGGGGCCCTGGCGGCCTCGATCACCAGCAATATCCAGAAGAGCCTCCACCGCCTGGACGGCCATCCTCTCCGGCAGGTCACCATCGAATCCGAGGAGGCCAAGCTGTTTTTCACCGATGCCGGTCTGGGCATCCTGGTGGTCACAACCGAGAAGGACGTCAACGTCGGACTGATCCGTTTGGAGATCAAAAACGCGATCGAACGCCTGCGCACCGTCCGGTAA
- a CDS encoding DUF4388 domain-containing protein, with product MSLSGNLKTVSFPDILQLLATGKKTGLLEIRTASRQKEVAFRDGNIIHASSVNSAEDLLGQMLLNRGRLSKKDLDRAITLHKQTGRQLGTTLIDMGVFDKHEIAECLKQQIEEIVYNLFSWKEGEFLFHENAHPKSAPFLVELSTMSVIMEGTRRIDEWLEIQKVLPPDDVLLAISRSPRTNEEEFKISVDEFRLIGLINGERTLPDLINLSPMGEFVTCRAIYRLIVNHLIEAVGRREQKNQVEEDEEEAVLRIVFRLYNNAFYRIRTLFEEYLGEDNTTFATFAAQYRGNLLNFFPGVDPKSDLMPSFDKFLAAVQAIPAPIRFQTLFRDLDDALAEQLQFIFELLGVGAYRDGVTTVKGEISEPLATRRDLVKRYAIEENFNQAVKRSARVVKMVRG from the coding sequence ATGAGTCTATCCGGTAACCTGAAAACGGTATCATTCCCCGACATCCTCCAGCTTCTGGCGACGGGGAAGAAGACGGGACTGCTGGAAATCAGAACCGCCAGCAGGCAGAAAGAAGTTGCCTTCCGCGACGGCAACATCATTCACGCCTCGTCGGTAAACTCCGCCGAGGACCTCCTCGGTCAGATGCTGTTGAACCGCGGCCGGCTCTCGAAGAAGGATCTCGACCGGGCCATCACGCTCCATAAGCAGACCGGACGGCAGCTCGGCACCACCCTCATCGACATGGGCGTCTTCGACAAGCACGAGATCGCCGAGTGCCTCAAACAGCAGATCGAAGAGATTGTGTACAACCTGTTCTCGTGGAAAGAGGGCGAGTTCCTGTTCCATGAGAACGCCCACCCCAAGAGCGCCCCGTTCCTCGTCGAGCTCAGCACGATGAGCGTCATCATGGAGGGGACGCGGCGCATCGACGAGTGGCTCGAGATCCAGAAAGTGCTCCCGCCCGACGACGTCCTCCTGGCGATCTCGCGGTCGCCCCGGACTAATGAGGAGGAGTTCAAAATCTCCGTCGACGAGTTCCGGCTCATCGGCCTCATCAACGGCGAGCGCACCCTCCCCGACCTCATCAACCTCTCGCCCATGGGCGAGTTCGTCACCTGCCGCGCCATCTACCGCCTTATTGTCAATCACCTCATCGAAGCGGTCGGGCGGCGCGAGCAGAAGAACCAGGTCGAGGAGGACGAGGAAGAGGCCGTGCTCCGCATCGTCTTCCGGCTCTACAACAATGCCTTCTACCGCATCCGCACGCTCTTCGAAGAGTACCTCGGCGAGGACAACACCACTTTCGCCACCTTCGCCGCCCAGTACCGCGGCAACCTGCTGAACTTCTTCCCGGGCGTCGACCCCAAGTCCGACCTCATGCCCTCGTTCGACAAGTTCCTCGCCGCGGTCCAGGCCATTCCCGCGCCGATTCGGTTCCAGACGTTGTTCCGCGACCTCGATGACGCCCTGGCCGAACAGCTCCAGTTTATCTTCGAACTGCTCGGCGTCGGGGCCTATCGCGACGGCGTCACGACGGTCAAGGGCGAGATTTCCGAGCCGCTGGCCACCCGGCGCGACTTGGTGAAGCGATACGCGATCGAAGAAAATTTCAATCAGGCCGTGAAACGGTCTGCCCGCGTTGTCAAAATGGTGAGAGGGTGA
- a CDS encoding ComEC/Rec2 family competence protein — MARAYPGIFLLIALAGGILAADFLRASAPAFLLAALGGLVAAAAALVFRRPSAAAVFFGLVLAGLSAAHFARDTYDLGSRSLGRYADSRTRYRLVGRVDDWPELRPDRIELTVRLDSLGPDRMAAVEGRLLLRIADTGAAVQFGDRVELSTRLYPAAERGEGAASRRSLLVKGVGALAYVRASQDVRRLPRPAVGLIPVVDTVRAAIGQSLRRTLSPRAAALAGGFLIGDTRDIPPDLYRAFRDSGTLHVLAVSGSNVAVVVGFVLVLLRPFRTGRVARTLILLVVVVFFALLCRGEPSVVRASVMAALILLARLAGRRIDLNNLVALAAAAILLCAPAQLFSVGFQLSFATAWGLVFVTPRVYRLLEGRALGPPARWLSLAVIVSLTAQLFSAPLVACYFHRVPLLGPAANLVIVPLVSAAVVGVLATLTLDFVWPPLGALAGALVDRLMDLILGALGLFSGERAPVLDTGALPPAAAVAAYAALIVAGFALGSLPVRRRAVLGGLVLLNGALAWLALGPRPPRVVCDIHITRVPGGVAAAIVPAGAERADLVITNLAARDYPVVDRVLIPWLERLGRPGLGRVVLLSADYAGAAELARFADSLRADTLFVHGRLHGTMGDIAARSGRCPPWRPFGGAEPPAGEGLALCAWGAVLAARGLEILFLRTDGDLAAARCAPDRACWLVCGDEAAADDLRSIGRPPAGLVCAEFAQTEPDSVPAAVFDLRRFGSVRLRLTAGAAPSVRVETGR; from the coding sequence ATGGCGCGCGCGTATCCGGGGATATTCCTTCTCATTGCTCTTGCCGGCGGCATTCTCGCCGCTGATTTCCTCCGCGCCTCCGCCCCGGCCTTTTTGCTGGCCGCGCTGGGCGGGTTGGTGGCGGCTGCCGCCGCCCTGGTTTTCCGGCGACCGTCGGCTGCCGCCGTGTTTTTCGGCCTCGTCTTGGCCGGCCTCTCGGCCGCACATTTCGCCCGCGACACCTATGATCTCGGTTCCCGCAGCCTCGGCCGCTACGCCGATAGCCGCACCCGCTATCGGCTGGTTGGCCGCGTCGATGACTGGCCGGAACTCCGCCCCGACCGCATCGAGCTGACCGTCCGCCTCGATTCCCTCGGACCCGACCGCATGGCCGCGGTCGAGGGCCGTCTCCTCCTGAGAATCGCCGATACCGGCGCGGCCGTGCAGTTCGGCGACCGGGTCGAGCTCTCCACCCGCCTGTATCCGGCGGCCGAGAGGGGAGAGGGGGCCGCCTCCCGCCGATCGCTGCTGGTAAAGGGCGTGGGAGCGCTGGCTTATGTCCGTGCCTCTCAGGACGTGCGCCGCCTGCCGCGCCCGGCGGTTGGGCTGATCCCCGTGGTCGACACTGTGCGCGCCGCCATCGGGCAGTCGCTCCGCCGGACACTGAGCCCCCGCGCCGCGGCGCTGGCCGGGGGTTTTCTCATCGGCGACACCCGCGACATCCCCCCCGACCTGTATCGCGCTTTCCGCGACTCAGGCACTTTACACGTGCTCGCCGTGTCCGGTTCGAACGTGGCCGTGGTCGTGGGTTTCGTCCTGGTGCTCCTGCGGCCCTTCCGAACCGGCCGGGTCGCGCGCACCCTCATTCTGCTTGTGGTGGTTGTGTTCTTCGCGCTCCTCTGCCGCGGCGAACCCTCGGTTGTACGCGCCTCCGTCATGGCCGCTCTCATTCTGCTGGCCCGCCTCGCGGGGCGGCGCATCGATCTGAACAACCTGGTCGCCCTGGCCGCCGCCGCCATCCTCCTGTGCGCCCCCGCCCAGTTGTTCAGCGTCGGTTTTCAATTGTCGTTCGCGACCGCCTGGGGGCTGGTCTTCGTCACGCCCCGGGTCTACCGGCTTCTCGAAGGCCGGGCGCTTGGCCCGCCGGCCCGGTGGTTGTCGCTGGCGGTCATCGTGTCGCTGACGGCGCAGCTCTTTTCCGCTCCCCTCGTCGCCTGCTATTTTCACCGTGTGCCGCTTCTTGGGCCGGCGGCCAACCTGGTCATTGTCCCGCTCGTGTCGGCGGCGGTCGTGGGGGTGCTGGCGACTCTCACGCTCGATTTCGTCTGGCCGCCGCTCGGCGCTCTCGCCGGCGCCCTCGTGGACCGCCTGATGGATCTCATCCTCGGGGCGCTGGGCCTGTTCTCGGGAGAGCGCGCGCCCGTCCTCGACACCGGCGCGCTGCCGCCGGCTGCCGCGGTCGCTGCCTACGCCGCCCTGATTGTCGCCGGCTTCGCTCTCGGATCGCTCCCGGTGCGGCGGCGGGCGGTGCTTGGCGGCCTGGTCCTCCTCAACGGCGCGCTCGCCTGGCTGGCCCTCGGCCCCCGGCCGCCCCGGGTCGTCTGCGACATCCACATCACGCGCGTCCCCGGCGGGGTGGCCGCCGCCATCGTCCCGGCCGGTGCGGAGCGGGCCGATCTGGTCATCACCAACCTCGCCGCCCGGGACTACCCGGTGGTCGACCGCGTCCTGATCCCCTGGCTGGAACGCCTCGGTCGGCCGGGACTCGGCCGGGTAGTGCTGTTGTCCGCCGATTATGCCGGCGCGGCCGAGCTCGCGCGCTTCGCCGACAGCCTGCGCGCGGACACCCTGTTTGTCCACGGCCGGCTGCACGGCACCATGGGGGACATCGCGGCACGGTCCGGGCGCTGTCCACCCTGGCGCCCCTTCGGCGGGGCGGAGCCGCCGGCCGGCGAGGGCCTGGCGCTCTGCGCCTGGGGCGCGGTGCTCGCCGCCCGGGGCCTCGAAATCCTGTTCCTTCGGACCGACGGCGATCTCGCGGCCGCCCGCTGCGCCCCCGACCGCGCCTGCTGGCTGGTCTGCGGCGATGAAGCGGCCGCGGACGACCTCCGCTCGATCGGCCGCCCGCCCGCGGGTCTGGTCTGTGCAGAATTTGCACAGACCGAACCGGACTCCGTCCCCGCCGCCGTCTTTGACCTGCGCCGGTTCGGGTCCGTGCGCCTGCGGCTGACGGCCGGCGCCGCCCCCTCGGTCCGCGTGGAAACCGGCCGCTGA
- the murJ gene encoding murein biosynthesis integral membrane protein MurJ — protein MSAWTAFSRVLGLVREQVMAFIFGAGMATDAYVTAFRIPNLLRDMFAEGALSSAFVPTFKERLVAGSKDEAFHLANVVMTAILVVVGLVVLLGIVAAPLLIYVFAHGFTADAVKFDLTVSMTRIMMAYLLLVSLSALVMGMLNSFGRFGLPALSPAMFNLGTIVVVLAFYKVMDPPIYTMAIGVLVGGLGQVAIQLPALLRIGYRFRFTISLFDAGLRRVMRLLTPMIIGLSAGRINILVSTLIASFLAEGAISYLNYSYRLMHFPLGVFAVAIGTVALPQVAELVARRQHDRVGDTFLNAVGLNSFVVIPSAVFLALMGRPLVDLVYQWGAFSSLDSEQTALALLHYSYGLVGFAVVRVVVPFYYAYEDSRLPMKISILAVVVNLVLYAPLVWLLGFAGLAAATSLAALLNAGLLIWFLPRKGVAVSFGRLAFHTARITVIALVAFYVARVIPYDAVIALDDGLPQRTLAVILPALVGAVLYVAFSLALRTREITLLRNRLVRRRRAGN, from the coding sequence GTGTCCGCCTGGACTGCCTTCTCCCGCGTCCTCGGCCTCGTTCGCGAACAGGTCATGGCCTTCATCTTCGGCGCCGGCATGGCCACCGATGCCTACGTCACCGCCTTCCGCATCCCCAACCTCCTGCGCGACATGTTCGCCGAAGGGGCCCTGTCATCCGCCTTCGTCCCGACCTTCAAGGAGCGGCTGGTCGCCGGCAGCAAGGACGAGGCTTTTCACCTGGCCAACGTGGTCATGACCGCCATCCTCGTCGTCGTCGGCCTCGTGGTGCTCCTCGGCATCGTCGCCGCGCCGCTTCTCATCTACGTTTTCGCGCACGGTTTCACCGCCGATGCCGTCAAGTTCGACCTCACGGTGAGCATGACCCGGATCATGATGGCGTACCTGCTGCTGGTGTCGCTCTCGGCCCTCGTCATGGGCATGCTCAATTCTTTCGGCCGCTTCGGGCTCCCGGCGCTCTCGCCGGCCATGTTCAACCTCGGCACCATCGTCGTGGTCCTGGCTTTCTACAAGGTGATGGACCCGCCGATTTACACCATGGCGATCGGCGTGCTCGTCGGCGGTCTCGGCCAGGTCGCCATTCAACTGCCCGCCCTCCTGCGCATCGGCTACCGCTTCCGCTTCACCATCTCGCTGTTCGATGCCGGTCTGCGGCGGGTGATGCGGCTGTTGACGCCCATGATTATCGGGCTGTCCGCCGGCCGCATCAACATTCTCGTCTCCACGCTCATCGCGTCATTCCTCGCGGAAGGGGCGATCTCCTACCTCAACTACTCCTACCGCCTCATGCATTTCCCCCTGGGCGTGTTCGCCGTCGCCATCGGTACCGTCGCCCTGCCGCAGGTGGCCGAACTGGTGGCCCGCCGCCAGCACGACCGGGTCGGCGATACCTTCCTGAACGCCGTCGGCCTGAACTCCTTCGTGGTTATCCCCTCCGCCGTCTTCCTCGCCCTCATGGGCCGTCCCCTCGTCGACCTCGTCTACCAGTGGGGGGCCTTCTCCAGCCTCGACAGCGAACAGACGGCGCTCGCCCTGCTGCACTACTCCTACGGCCTGGTCGGCTTCGCCGTCGTCCGCGTGGTCGTGCCGTTCTACTATGCCTATGAGGACTCCCGGCTTCCGATGAAAATCTCGATCCTCGCCGTCGTCGTCAACCTCGTTCTCTACGCTCCGCTGGTGTGGCTGCTCGGGTTTGCCGGACTGGCGGCGGCCACCTCTCTGGCGGCCCTGCTCAACGCCGGCCTGCTGATCTGGTTTCTGCCGCGCAAGGGAGTCGCCGTTTCGTTCGGCCGTCTGGCCTTTCACACGGCGCGGATCACCGTGATCGCGCTCGTGGCGTTCTATGTTGCGCGCGTCATCCCTTATGACGCCGTCATCGCCCTCGATGACGGTCTCCCGCAACGGACCCTGGCGGTGATTCTTCCGGCGCTGGTGGGCGCCGTGCTCTACGTTGCTTTTTCCTTGGCCCTGCGTACTCGCGAGATTACCTTGTTGAGAAACAGGTTAGTGCGAAGACGTCGGGCGGGGAATTGA
- the rpsT gene encoding 30S ribosomal protein S20: MPHHKSNFKRMRQSEKQRDRNRAWRSHLRGAIRDLRATEPGAPDLAGKYRTVVSMIDRAASRRLLHRRTADRYKSRLARHAASKPA, from the coding sequence ATGCCGCATCACAAATCGAACTTCAAGCGGATGAGGCAGTCGGAGAAGCAGCGGGACCGGAACCGGGCCTGGCGGTCCCACCTGCGCGGCGCCATCCGCGACCTGCGGGCGACGGAACCCGGGGCCCCGGATCTCGCCGGCAAATACCGCACCGTGGTCTCGATGATCGACCGGGCGGCCTCCCGCCGCCTGCTCCACCGGCGCACGGCCGACCGGTACAAATCCCGGCTGGCGCGGCACGCGGCGAGCAAACCGGCCTGA